CTATTGCAATTGCTACTTTAGGTGTGTATTGGAAAGATATTACTATGGGCAACCTTGTAGTCTGTTAAACTAGATTTTCACCTACCTGTCAAGAATGGAAATAAACTTTTCGCAATTCCTCCCCCCAAGGCTAGAGACGAGGGAAAATCACATTTCCAAAACTGCTTTGTTGGATAATTCCTTGCTGCCAATGCATCCTTTTGCTTAGTCAGAGGAGTTATTGAGAAATTATGGGGCAAAGAGAATCTTCTAGATAGTACTGCCACGGAGgatggtttcttcttctttcgcttCTCAAATGTTGCAAAAATGGTGGAAGTTATGGAGGTTAGGGTCTGGGACATTGCAGGGAAAACTATGTTTATGCAAAAGTGGCACCCCCTTATTagattagagaaagaaaaagatcacTTCTGTGCCTATCTGGGTTCGGCTTTGTAATGTTCCTTATGTTTTTTGGAGCAAAACAGGTCAAGTTATGCCTGTAATGTTCTTGGAATACCTTTGTACATTGATATAGCCACTGAACAAAAACGGTGGTTATCCTATGCGAAGGTATGCATCCTCATAAACATTGATAGCacattccccaaaaaaaaaaaaatttgatatcaACATGGGTAATGGTGAAATTTTTGAGGCCATGGTGCACTACAACCGGGTGCCTTTGAGGTGCAAGAAGTGTAATTGCTTTGGTCACAAAGACTGTATTGGTAGAAGCAAAGAAATGTGGGTTACTAAGAACCAAAAATCTGCTGCCCTCCTAACTTGGTCTCTAGCCAACAAGAGCCGAAAACAAATGGAGAAGTTGCACGGCTTACTTCTAGCTTTTTTAGGTCAACTCCCACCTTAAAGGAAGCTATTAACTCCTTGGTCACCCAAACAACTGGCCCTCCTTTTGTACTATCTGATCCTTCCTCCTCACAACTAATTGGTAGCAAGGATTATGACTCAATCAGTAGAAATAGAGATGCTTCCAATTTAATGTCTTCTGAGAATAGATTTGCTCTTTTGGAAGTGGTGGATGTAATGGGGTTTTTGAGGGATGTAACAGAGCCTCCTGATTTATGAACATTGCCTCTTGGAATGTGAGGGGCCTTAATCGCAGCCCCAAAAGAAGGGAATTGGTGGACTTTGCTCCATCCCAAGATCCCCAAATTCTTATTTTGATTGAGcacaaaattaaagaagagaaTGCTGGTTTTGTTGTTGATAGTAGCTTTCGCGACTAGAAATATACTCATAACTATATGTGTAGCAGCCTAGGGTGAATTTGGATCTTATGGAAGCCGTCCATTCCTAGCCTAACTATGTTGGAAGTTTCTGCTCAAGTCATACATTGTCTCATTGAAAAACCTGGGTTGGATCCCTTTTTACTTTCTGCCAACTCTAAAGTTGAACGAGGATATAATGGCACAATATATCAACTTTCTCTACTAGACATACTAGAAACATGCCTTGGTTTCTGTTGGATGtttttgcggaagcgtgtgtgtgcaagtgtgtatgTGTGAATAAAAATGGACTATAATGCAAGGGagtatgggtaaaaaaaaaaagcttttattattaaaatttgtataACAAAGGAAGGAGTATTGCTGGTTTTTATGCTACATAAAACACAGACCtcaactcctatttataggcgtgagtTCACCACCTTACACAACCAACATtgtacaaaaaattaatataaaattacaaaCTTGCTTCTTTATCTCTTGCTCGTGCGGCTTCTTCGGATCTTCTGGTggcttctctatttttcttcatttttctaatctcagtagcttttgttgacttttcttttgtctttttgctgCCACCATGGTCTTGCTACCCACGTACCAGAAACTTCTTTAACATTTGAGAgttttcttgcctttttcttgCATGCACATGTACTAGAAATTTCTCCAACGTACGAGAATCTTCAACTTTGTCTTGGACAAATTGTTGctgccattttttctttctccattaaGTCTGGTGTAGTCTAGATCTTTCCAAAAATGGATCATTTTTTAACAGTTTCTTAtgggggattttaatgaaacTAGGGACATTAGTGAAAGGATTGGCTCCACTGTTTGTTGGACTTCAGATATGGAGGAGCTGAACAACATGATTGAGGAGCTAGCACTGATTGAACCTCCATCTATAGGCCCTTTCTTCACATGGACAAAGAAAAGCCCTAGGAAAAATCTTAGAGCAAGCAGAATTGACAGAGTCCTAATCAATGCAGAATGACAAAAAAAGTACAACCACTATTCAATTGAACTCTTACTTCCTGGGGTGTCAGACCACTCCCCATGTTTGGTGCAATTGGACACCACATATAGGAAAAGGAAATCTTCTTTGTAATTCTTCAATTTCTGGACTACCAGCCCCATTTTCCTGACAATGGTCTCCACTAGCTGGCAATAAGAAGTAAGAGGTTCAAGAATGTTCAAGGTGGTGATGAAGCTCAAGCCAATGAAACAGCAACTTAGGGGCCTGAATAGATCTCAGTTTGGTGACTTACACTCAAAGGTTAAGTAGGCTAAGGAAAGCCTTTAGCGAATTCAACAAAAGCTTGTGACTGACCCTTATGATCCCATTTGTCGGGCTGAAGAAAAGACACAATTGGAGGATTTTCTTGCTCTTAGTAAACACGAAGAAGTTTTGCTCAAACATAAATCTAGAAATCTTTGGCTCAAGGAGGCTGATAACAATAACGAGGTTTTCATGATGCGAAGAAGTGCCCAAATCAGGATAAATCATCTCCAACTCGAGGATGGCTCCATAATTACCAAGGAGGGTGCTCTAAGGAATGCAATCATATTATATTACTGGCACCTTCTTGGTAACTCCAGGTGTCCATGTGTTCCTTTTAAGAGGTATGCTTCTTTATTTCATGAAGATGTCAAAACTTTAGTTACATTCCCAACACTTCAAAGGTCAAATATCCTTAGAGTTTTAAAGGGTTTCAATGACTTCAAAACTGCGAGTCAAGATAAGTTTAATAGTTGCTTCTACAAAAGTGCTTGGCCCATCATAGGACAAGACATTGAGGAAGCTATCatagaatttttctcaatgaaAAGATTGCTGAAGTCTTTAAACTCCACCTATATTTCCTTGTCCCGAAGGTTCTGAATCCATCCTACCTCAAGGATTTTAAACCCATTTCATGCTGCAATATCATGTACAAGATTATATCCAAACTCCTTGCAGAATAAATAAGGTGTATGCTTCCTCTGATCGTCGGCCTTAACCAAACTGCCTTCATCACTGGATGGATCTCAGAGAATATCCTACTGTGCCAAGAACTATTAAGCAACTATCATAAGGGAGACAAAGGTGAATGTGTAGCCACAAATATTAATCTCATGAAGGCCTACGACATGGTCAATAGTGATGCAGTCTTTAGGGTCCTTAAAACCCTAAATACACCATAGGACTTGGTTGACTGGATAATCGAGCGCATCACCACCCTGAGTCTTTCAGTGAAATTTAATGGCGAACAAGTTGGCTATTTCAATAGCACTAATGGGCTGCAACAGGGTGACCCTCTTTCTCCATATCTCTTTGTCCTGGTTATGGAAATTTTTAATGGAATTGTCAGTGTGAAAGTTGATGTGTCTTCTTTCAAATATCACTACCGTTGCAAAATGCAAAGGATTACTCACTTATGCTTCATAGATGACTTATTCTTATTTGCTTATGGAGATGTATGTTCTCTTCTTTGCCTGGTAGATGCCCTTGAAGAGTTCGTTGCTCTCATAGGACTGTGGTTTAATCCAAACAAATGTCAAATCTTTTTCTCTAGGTTGAACGAGGATGAGAAGCTCCTTATATTGGACCATACACCTTTTTCCATAGGTACACTACCTATCAAATACCTAGGTATTCCCCTTTTTACTAGAAGGCTCACTCATACAAACTATAAGAATCTCACTGACAAGATCTTTGAGAAAGTAGAAAGTTGGGGCATGAAGCATATGAGCTATGCAAGGTGTCTACAACTAACTAAATCAGTCCTTATTTCCATTTGCTCTTCTTGGATAAAAATGTTCTTACTTCCAAAGCAAACTGTATATGAGATTGAGAAGAGGATTTGACATTTCTTATGGGCTGGTTCCCTAGCTAATCATGGATCGCACAAGGTTACATGGCAGGTAGTTTGCTCACCTAAAGCAAACTGTATATGAGATTGAGAAGAGGATTTGACATTTCTTAGGATTGCCTGATTTGCACATATGGAATAGAGTTTTGTTAAACTGCTCCCTATGGAACCTTATTAATCATCCATTTTCTTCCCTTTGGAGCACTTGAATTCACAACACAAAATGCAAAGGTACCCTAATTATGCAGCTTGACATTAGGGCTCGTATGGCTTGGAGTTGGTGgtatcttttcaaattatgaCATACCCTAACCTCAATGCCTTCTAGTTTAGGGTACTGTCGTGATACATATGATGAATTTAGACATGGGGGTCCAATTGTGGAGTGGTACAACCTAATTTGGAGTAGTAGCATTAGCAAACACAATTTTATCGGATGGCTAATTTGTAGAGATAGACTGCCAACAGCAAAGATTATAGCACGGTGGATGACCTCAGTTCATACCTAGTGTAACTTTTCCAAGGCCGCTATAGAAAACAGAACTCATTTATTCTTCTAGTGCGAATGGATGTATAGCATTTGGTGAAGTATGCTTGCACAACATGGGATTAGGCGATCTTTATGAGGATGGAATGAGAAACTTCAATGGATGATTAGGGCAACAAAGGACAAAGATTTGGTTGCGAGACTCCTCAAAATGTCTTTCCTAGCAACCGTATATTGCATTTGAATGGAGTGCAACCATAGATAGTGTCAAAACAAATTAACGGACATCCATATTGTTTTAGCCAAGATGCGTAGAAATGTAAGAGATAGAGATtcactttaccaaaaaattaGACCTTCCTTGTCAAATGCTGTACTATGTGGAGACTTCCTACCTCCATCATTTTGAATTATTAGATCTATTTGTAATGCTGGGGGATGCCCTAAGCTGTTGTACTTCATTTATATAACACTTACttattaaaccaaaaaaaaaaattttgaaaagtttgggactgaattgacatctataaaataagtttatgactaatttaGCAGTTATCCCACTTCTTTGACTTAAGAAAGATTGTTTAGTTACATTGAAGGATGATATAGATAAGTGTAATATAATAAACACTATGCAAAGTAGGTTGATGTTTATAGCACGTGGGTGTAGTGATTGAAACATTACAAGATCAGGTATACAACCAACAAATGAgttattttgtcaaaaaatgcgAAACTTTGTTCTAGTTCCGTTGGATATAGTAATTTTTGCATATGACATTGATCAAGAAACTGAACTAGGCATATATAGAACATTATTACATTCTAATATGCCATTTTTTATGGACTCCTTATTTTTGCATTGAGATCTACCTAGGGAAAAGGGGGGGGGGGTGAAGAGCAATGATCTAGTGTCAACACAATTCCAATGGTGCACAGTGCAGACTCGAAAATGTCTAATGCAATCTAAATACGCTAGGTAATTAAACTTGCTCTTCCAACCATCACATTGGCAATGGATCGACGTACAGAGAAGTCACATGCTCTTTGAACTTGGTTCCAGCATGAGAGTAGTGATCTTTTTCATCATTATACACCACATCGAAGACTTGTGCAAAATTAAGAATTCTCGTGCGGAGTAGCTTGGGAACAGCGCTTGAACGGCGTAGCTCTTCGTTCATGTCCTTCCATGCATTGACCACTTGTTTACGGAGTTCCTCCTTAGCCTCTTCCTCTGTAACTCTATATTGTTTCATGAAACACTCCACTGAAGATGGCGAATGTCCTCTCTCTTGCTCAGACTATAAACAAATTTATTGTGGAAATTATGTGAATTCtcctattgataaaaaaagaaatataagacAATCGATATAATTAATGTTGTTCGCTAGTATAGATTTTGTGTACCTTATGTCCGGCAATATCATCCATGAGTCGAGCGACTACTTTTGAAGCCTTCACCATCTTAGAATCGCTGTATAATAACCAGTCAAAATCGTTTTTTGTTACGATATCTCCCATTCCAAGAAACGACGTCCCCAGTAGCAATTCACAGCCAATGGATGTTGATGCAATGGGCATGTACTCCTCCATTGTCGGCATGTGGTTTTGGTGGAACCATTTGGCTTCGGCAAAGTATGCTTTCAGATGGTTTTTCATCTAAGAATTCGTTGTCAAACATAAAGCTATGTCAGTAGTCTAACTTTAATGTATTTGGTGGATTTGGATATATGACGTTCTCTCATGCTTATCCAAAAGCCCGGTATTTAGTTGCAAGTGGACAgagtaaaaattgcatttgattgATGTATCTTAGATTGGCTTACCACTTCTTTTGCATAGAAGAGGCAGTATGATTGTTCTTTTCTAGTAAATTTGTCGCCAAATTCATCATACAAATCAAGAAGTGTCTCATAACAAACTTGCATGTATTTTGGCAATCCATCTTTGGCATCAACATCCCACCTGAGTTCATGTTCAAAAATATCACACTTGACCCTAATTatcaatttatcaaattagaATATAGAATTGGTAAATTATAAAAGCATCCGAGTGCCAACTGCACCTTTCAATTGCTTCTGTGAAGACTTCTATTTCTTCCAATGTGGCATagacatcatacatgtcatcaaatATGGAAACAATCACGATCATTTTGGTTAGTATTTCTCTAGTGACTTCGTACTTCGGCTCGAAATAAACTCCTGACATCCAGAAATACAACTCCACAAGCCTATCTCTAGCAAATGGGAACTTCCTCTCTCCATCTAAATCCTTCCACCACCTACAATTTACCAATAAATCATATTTATGGCAAACATATCATTGATAGAATTTTAAGTTTATATATAGAAAGTACTTTAGAACGACAATCCAAATTTAGTTTCTTTTGTCAAAGGATAAATTTAAATTGGACGAATCAATCATGGAAATTTGGGGTTCTTAGAACATCTAGCCAATTTAGACATGCTATCACAAAGATAACCTTGTGATGTTGCCAAGCTCCTTTTGGTGTTGCTTTTGCAATAAATTGAAATCAAGTCTAGCCAAAGAGAGCAAGACTTCGTTGTGCAAAGGCTCCTCTTGGTAGAGTTGAATGTAATGCCTTGCCTCTAGCCTTGATAGTCCCTTGTGGATTGGCTGGCTTAGGGCATGACTCACTTCTTTCTCGAGATTATGGCTTACTTttcctttgtcaattgattCAAGGTGAGTCACAGTAAAAGCAAGTGCATCATTCAAAATATCATCACCGTGAAACCCCACATGGCAAGCTTCAAACAAACTTAGCAATCCCGCACGTCGGCAATGAGTGATTTGCTAAAATGCCCTTTGTTGTCCTTGAACTTGTTAAAGATTTCTGTATAGCCAAACGGAATGTGGGAAAAAGCACTATCAAGAGATGCCTTGAAAAACATCTTGCACAATATCTACATGAATTGGAAACAATGGAAAAATGACGTACTAAACCAAGAAACTGGAAGAAAGTACTATTCACCTttcaaagcaagaaaatttgaagaactCATAATATGAGAATTGTACAGAGAAAAAAGTTGAACAAATAAGCAAATCAAAATTGGAGTAAGCTAAACATCCCGGTGATATTATGCATTTActctaatcaatcaaattggttATCAAACAAGTGTTTGCtataaaattttgttaattgattgatcaatgaGAATTTGAAATGACATACCACATGAAACATCATAACCTTGTTGTCGCAACAATCGAAAGAGAAGAGCAGTCGTGTGTAGGTCCTCATCATTATCACCGCAGTGAAATTCAAAATAGCTTCTATGGATTTGTTCCAGTTCCTTGTCtatctcaatttcaaaatgGTAGGCAAGTCCTAATCGTTGgatttgatcaatcaaattcaACTTTTGCGAAAGCTTATCCATAGCACTTGTCAACATCTTTTTCACCTCTCCTTTTAATCTCACAATCCGTTCCCCTGCTGTATCTTGAGAACTCTACAATAatatgaaattgaaagttttaaaaatagaggaaaatgacaaaaatttagTAAGGATGCAAGAAATATTTTGCTTTATGACCCAATCGATCACAATAAATAGGAActgaaatttcttaaaaattatatcACCATGACTAGTTTTATTGATAGAAGCAAAATCATTTCTGCATTTTTTAGCCATCTGTGCATGCCACAGGGTtcacataaatattttgaatcgAGTAAGGACCGA
This Eucalyptus grandis isolate ANBG69807.140 chromosome 7, ASM1654582v1, whole genome shotgun sequence DNA region includes the following protein-coding sequences:
- the LOC104429854 gene encoding (-)-germacrene D synthase, whose amino-acid sequence is MSGVYFEPKYEVTREILTKMIVIVSIFDDMYDVYATLEEIEVFTEAIERWDVDAKDGLPKYMQVCYETLLDLYDEFGDKFTRKEQSYCLFYAKEVMKNHLKAYFAEAKWFHQNHMPTMEEYMPIASTSIGCELLLGTSFLGMGDIVTKNDFDWLLYSDSKMVKASKVVARLMDDIAGHKSEQERGHSPSSVECFMKQYRVTEEEAKEELRKQVVNAWKDMNEELRRSSAVPKLLRTRILNFAQVFDVVYNDEKDHYSHAGTKFKEHVTSLYVDPLPM